The genomic DNA TGCGAGGGGGTGGGGTAGCCCGCATGGCCGGCAAAGCCGTAGCCGGGGTGTCGCGCGTCGAGGCGCACCATGGCACGGTCGCGCAGCACCTTCGCGACGATCGAGGCGGCGGCGATGGAAAGGGAGAGGCCGTCCCCGCCGATCACGCAGCGCGTGGCGCAGGGCAGGCTGTGCGGCGCGCGGGGCGCCATGTTGCCGTCGATCAGCGCGAGGTCGGGCACGGGGCCGAGGCGGCGCACGGCGCGCAGCATGGCGAGATGGGTGGCGCGCAGGATGTTCAGCGTGCCGATCTCCACGGCGGTGGCGGCACCCCAGCCAACCCTGGCATGGCCGGCGCGCGCGGCCTCGCGCAGCGCGGCGAAGGCGGCCTCGCGCCGGGCGGCATTGAGCTTCTTGCTGTCGTCGAGGAGGCGCGCGAGGGCCGCGGGCGGCTCCGCCACGAAGATCACGGCGCCGGCCAGGACAGGCCCCGCCAGCGGGCCGCGCCCCGCCTCGTCCACGCCGGCGACACGTCCACCGGCGGCCAGTTCCAGGCTGTAGTCAGGCATCAGATCGAACGCGTCTCCCAGATATCGTGCGGATGCAGCAGGTCCGGCGCGCCCTCGCGCAGGAAACGCGCCGCGGTCGCATCGCCCAAAAGGGTGGCACGCAGGAAGGCCATGGCAAGCCCCGCCGTGCGGGTGTGATAGGTCGGGTCGCTCCAACGTGCCCCGGCACCCGGCTCGTCGGCGAAGGAGGCATGCACCGCGCCGTTCAGCACCGCCAGCACGCCGGGATTGCGCGCCGCCTCGAAGGGCTCGCGTCGCTGCGCCGCGCGCACGCCCTCGATCCAGCCATCGTCGTTGCTGCCGGTGACATGCAGCATCGGCGCCGCGAAGCCGGCATAGGCCAGGCGCGGCGGCAGGCCCTGCGCCGGGATGGGCGACAGCGCGATGCCCGCCTTCAGCCGCGGATCGGGCAGGTCCAGCCCCCGGTCGCCGCCCGGCAGGCGCTGCCCCAGCATGGCCTGCACCGTCCAGGCGCCGAAGGAATGCCCAGCGATGGCGAGGCGCCTCGGGTCCGCCTGGGGCGGCAGGTTGTCGAGCGCGAAGCGGACATCGCGCAGGCGGTCCAGCGCCACGTTCACGTCGAAGGCCGCCGCCGCCATGGCCATGCGGTCGCCGCCATGGCGCCAGAGGCTGTCGTCGCTGCCCGGATGCTGCAGGTGGATGGCCAGGAAGCCCGCCCGCGCCAGGGCGCCGCCCAGATAGGCGAGGCCGTGCCGGGAACCGCCCAGCCCGTGGCTGACCAGCACCGTGGGGAAGGGCCCCTGCCCCGCCGGGACACGCAGCAGCACCGGGATCTCGCGGTCGCGCGCCGGGTCCCGCCAGCGCGCCTCGCTCTCGGCCGGCTGGGGCGGGGCAGCCTCGCCGCCGACCGGTCGCAGCAACGGTGCGGCCGCCAGTGCCCCAAGCAGCGCGCGTCGCCCCCTTGTCGTGAGACCCTCCCCCGTCATGGGAGCCGGGGAAGAGTGTCGTCGCTGCGCCATGCCGTGAGCACCGCCACGCGGACCGTGCCGCGCTCCTGAGGATGAGGGATGGGTCGGGTGGGGCGCCGCGAACCGGCCGATCCGCCCCTGCCGCTGTATCTGGGGACGGGTGGCGGGATCGTCCAGGAATCCCGGCAGATGTCGTGGCGGGTACATCCGCACAATCTTAACATCAAAACAGCTATTCATATGTTGACGTTGTAACGGCTCCCCGCTATCGCCCCTCTCCTCCCAGGGAGAAGCCCATGTCCCCCATCATCCGCCTCGCCCTGGGCAGCATCCTGGTCGGCCTCGTGGTGCTGGGCCTGAAATTCACCGCCTGGTGGGTCACCGGCAGCGTCGCCCTCTATTCCGACGCGCTGGAAAGCATCATCAATGTCGTGGCCGCCGGAGCGGCGGCGCTGGCGCTCCATGTCAGCGGGCAGCCCGCCGATGCGGGGCATCCCTATGGCCATGGCAAGGCCGAGTACTTCTCCGCCGTGCTGGAAGGCGTGCTCATCGTCCTCGCGGCGCTTTCCATCCTGCGGGAGGCCTGGCTCGGATTCCTGTCGCCCGCGCCGGTCGGGGCACCGCTGCTCGGCATGCTGATCAACGCCGCTGCCACGGTGCTGAACGGCCTCTGGGCGGCGATCCTGCTCCGCGCCGGCAGGAGATGGCATTCCCCCGCCCTGCTGGCGGATGCGCGGCACCTCCTCACGGATGTCTTCACCTCCGGCGGCGTGCTGTTGGGCTTCGCCCTGGTGCCATTGACCGGCTGGCCCTGGCTCGACCCCACCCTGGCAGCACTGGTGGCGCTGAACATCCTCTGGAGCGGCGCCAGCGTGGTGCGGAGTTCCATCGGCGGGCTGATGGATGCGGCACCGGAGGACGCGGTGATGCGGCGGCTGCGCGAGACCATCTCGCGGAATGCCGATGGGGCGCTGGAGGCGCATGATCTGCGCGCGCATCGTGTCGGCGGCCGGCTTTTCCTCGAATGCCACCTCGTCCTGCCGGGCGACATGCCACTGCGCGAGGCGCACGCGGTCTGCAACCACGTCGAGGAGGCCCTGCGGCGGGAGATGGGGGATATCGTGGTGACCATCCATCCGGAGCCGGAGGAGGAGGCGCAGCGGCAGGGCGTGCTGGTGCTCTGACGCCGTCTCCGGCGCGCGGATTCAGAAGCGCAGGCGCCCCGCCGCGCGCAGGCAGAGCAGCAGCGCCGAGACGTGCATCGACTGCTGGATGATACCGTCATCGAGCCGCGCCAGCACCTCCCGCCAGGGATGCAGCTCCACGGTGATGTCCTCGCCTGGCTCCAGCCGGGGCTCCGCGACCTTGCGCGCGTCCAGGGCCAGCAGGTGGTGGTTGCGGTTGCGGTGGGAGGCGGGGTTCGGCGAGAGGCTGGAAACGAGGCGCAGCGAGGAGGACGCGTAGCCCGTTTCCTCCAGCAGCTCGCGCGCCCCGGCGGGCAAGGGGTCGGTCTCGCCCGGGTCCATGCCGCCGGCCGGGAGTTCCAGGCTGAAATCGCGCGATCCGTGCCGGTACTGGCGGACCAGCACCAGTTCATCGGCGGGCGTCAGCGCGGTGACATGCACCCAGTCGGAATATTCGAAGGTGTAGTAGGGATCGAGGAGGTTGCCGCGCGCATCCTCCACCGCATCCGCATTCACATGGATCCAGCGATCCTTGAGGACGGTGCGGGATCGCCGCACCGTCCAGGGTTTCTGCGTCACTCGGCGGCGATGCGCATGTCCTGCGCATAGGCTTCGAGCGGCGCGCAGGTGCAGGCGAGGTTGCGGTCGCCATAGACGTTGTCCACGCGCTTGACCGGCGGCCAGTACTTGTGCGCGCCGACCCAGGGCGCCGGATAGGCGGCCTGCTGGCGGGAATAGCCATGCGTCCATTCCGCCGCGGTCACTTCCTCGGCAGTGTGGGGCGCGTTCTTCAACGGGTTGTCGGCCCGGTCGAGGCGCCCTTCCGCCACATCCGCGATCTCCGCGCGGATGGCGATCATCGCCTCCACGAAGCGGTCGAGCTCCGCCTTCGGCTCGCTCTCGGTGGGCTCCACCATCAGCGTGCCGGTGACGGGCCAGGACATGGTCGGCGCGTGGAAGCCGAAATCCTGGAGACGCTTGGCGATGTCCTCCACCGCGATCCCCGCCTCGGCCTGGAAGCCTCGGCAGTCGAGGATGCACTCATGCGCCACCATGCCCTGGCGGCCGCGATAGAGCACCGGATAGTGCTCCTCCAGCCGCTTCGCGACATAGTTGGCCGAGAGGATCGCCACCTGCGTCGCCTTGCGCAGCCCGGCCGCCCCCATCATGCGGATATAGGCATAGGGGATCGGCAGGATCGAGGCGGAGCCGAAGGGCGCGGCCGAGACCGGGCCGAAGCCCGTCTCCGGCCCCGCCTCGGCCAGCAGCGGGTGGTTCGGCAGGTGCGGCGCCAGATGCGCCGCCACGCCGATCGGGCCGACGCCCGGCCCGCCGCCGCCATGCGGGATGCAGAAGGTCTTGTGCAGGTTCAGGTGGCAGACATCCGCGCCGATGCTGGCGGGTGAGGTCAGCCCGACCTGCGCGTTC from Roseomonas gilardii includes the following:
- a CDS encoding ribonuclease HII, whose product is MPDYSLELAAGGRVAGVDEAGRGPLAGPVLAGAVIFVAEPPAALARLLDDSKKLNAARREAAFAALREAARAGHARVGWGAATAVEIGTLNILRATHLAMLRAVRRLGPVPDLALIDGNMAPRAPHSLPCATRCVIGGDGLSLSIAAASIVAKVLRDRAMVRLDARHPGYGFAGHAGYPTPSHRAALARLGPCPQHRRGFAPVDQARLLLEPAA
- a CDS encoding alpha/beta hydrolase family protein — protein: MLRPVGGEAAPPQPAESEARWRDPARDREIPVLLRVPAGQGPFPTVLVSHGLGGSRHGLAYLGGALARAGFLAIHLQHPGSDDSLWRHGGDRMAMAAAAFDVNVALDRLRDVRFALDNLPPQADPRRLAIAGHSFGAWTVQAMLGQRLPGGDRGLDLPDPRLKAGIALSPIPAQGLPPRLAYAGFAAPMLHVTGSNDDGWIEGVRAAQRREPFEAARNPGVLAVLNGAVHASFADEPGAGARWSDPTYHTRTAGLAMAFLRATLLGDATAARFLREGAPDLLHPHDIWETRSI
- a CDS encoding cation diffusion facilitator family transporter — its product is MSPIIRLALGSILVGLVVLGLKFTAWWVTGSVALYSDALESIINVVAAGAAALALHVSGQPADAGHPYGHGKAEYFSAVLEGVLIVLAALSILREAWLGFLSPAPVGAPLLGMLINAAATVLNGLWAAILLRAGRRWHSPALLADARHLLTDVFTSGGVLLGFALVPLTGWPWLDPTLAALVALNILWSGASVVRSSIGGLMDAAPEDAVMRRLRETISRNADGALEAHDLRAHRVGGRLFLECHLVLPGDMPLREAHAVCNHVEEALRREMGDIVVTIHPEPEEEAQRQGVLVL
- a CDS encoding NUDIX hydrolase; the protein is MRRSRTVLKDRWIHVNADAVEDARGNLLDPYYTFEYSDWVHVTALTPADELVLVRQYRHGSRDFSLELPAGGMDPGETDPLPAGARELLEETGYASSSLRLVSSLSPNPASHRNRNHHLLALDARKVAEPRLEPGEDITVELHPWREVLARLDDGIIQQSMHVSALLLCLRAAGRLRF